One window of Botrimarina mediterranea genomic DNA carries:
- a CDS encoding cold-shock protein, translated as MAEGTIKRLTDKGFGFIDTGSGKDIFFHHSNVEGVAYDDLREGQRVSYESGQGPKGPRAEHVRVL; from the coding sequence ATGGCTGAAGGCACGATCAAGCGGCTGACTGACAAGGGTTTCGGTTTCATCGACACCGGCTCGGGCAAGGACATTTTCTTCCACCACTCGAATGTGGAAGGCGTGGCCTACGACGACCTCCGCGAAGGACAGCGGGTTTCCTACGAATCGGGTCAAGGCCCGAAGGGTCCTCGCGCGGAGCACGTTCGCGTTCTCTAG
- a CDS encoding PDZ domain-containing protein: MSPSINNPANNEVLPASLMAAAVLAVAVAASTLVAQQPERPPARQSANEPVVNNADPQAVEEDVAAPIYGLSLEESDDGRVLIKAVEPESRPWKAGFREGDYLVAVGEMKDVPYDKLFESLRDTASETYDGEAFNVTILRDNRRHTLEVPGAGRSPEDIRKLQSKSEKAIEEKLEPAGPTMDRYATESMPSTADIEEYLKLARLAKEEDLSARDQRRFGELATVVVGGGFGWGGVGGVAGGPPSGTTTVSPGPSSGSNWQRPGADGQPVDAFDGSTATDTGAQVPESGIGTGEMDGTATPGTGIGDGQPTPGMQQSNPAEQGARAQQVQRARQLGAEMQRLQAMQAAGGRMTAAQTRRFAALRQLSQFANTTQNADPTRYSPEQMQSLQRAAQSGALTPMQRQNLLGIQRNQLMSEFARSAPGANRNMPANPGLRNPGLNNRGLNNPGLNNPGLGNSGLNTPQGVGSGGAAGAGAGTGAGAGAGAGAGAGAGTGAGAGSGIGDAN, from the coding sequence ATGTCCCCTTCGATCAATAACCCGGCCAACAACGAAGTTCTTCCGGCCTCGCTGATGGCTGCCGCCGTGTTGGCGGTCGCTGTCGCCGCATCGACCTTGGTCGCTCAGCAACCAGAGCGCCCGCCCGCCCGCCAATCCGCCAACGAGCCGGTGGTGAATAACGCTGATCCGCAGGCGGTTGAGGAAGACGTCGCCGCGCCGATTTACGGGCTGTCACTTGAGGAGAGCGACGATGGCCGGGTCCTCATCAAGGCGGTCGAGCCCGAGTCACGCCCTTGGAAGGCCGGCTTCCGCGAAGGGGACTACCTCGTCGCGGTCGGCGAGATGAAAGACGTGCCCTATGACAAACTCTTCGAGAGTCTCCGAGATACGGCGTCGGAGACCTACGACGGCGAGGCCTTCAACGTCACCATCCTTCGCGACAACCGTCGACACACGCTCGAAGTCCCCGGGGCGGGGCGTTCGCCCGAGGACATACGGAAACTCCAGTCGAAGTCGGAGAAGGCGATTGAGGAGAAGCTGGAGCCCGCAGGACCGACGATGGACAGGTACGCCACGGAGTCGATGCCGTCCACGGCCGACATCGAAGAGTACCTGAAACTCGCTCGGTTAGCGAAAGAGGAAGATCTGTCCGCCCGCGATCAGCGTCGCTTCGGTGAACTGGCGACGGTCGTTGTTGGCGGCGGCTTTGGTTGGGGCGGCGTGGGCGGCGTCGCGGGCGGTCCCCCGTCGGGGACGACGACCGTCTCGCCGGGGCCCTCTAGCGGCTCGAACTGGCAACGCCCCGGGGCCGACGGCCAGCCGGTCGACGCCTTCGACGGCTCAACGGCGACCGACACCGGCGCGCAGGTCCCGGAGTCTGGCATCGGTACGGGCGAAATGGACGGCACGGCGACGCCTGGAACCGGCATCGGTGACGGTCAGCCGACCCCCGGGATGCAGCAATCGAACCCCGCTGAACAAGGGGCTCGCGCCCAGCAAGTCCAGAGGGCCCGTCAGCTCGGGGCCGAGATGCAGCGGCTTCAGGCGATGCAAGCGGCTGGCGGCCGCATGACCGCGGCCCAAACCCGACGGTTCGCCGCTCTGCGTCAACTCTCGCAGTTCGCCAACACAACCCAAAACGCCGACCCGACGCGCTACTCCCCCGAGCAGATGCAGAGCCTGCAACGAGCCGCGCAGTCCGGCGCGCTGACGCCGATGCAGCGCCAAAACCTGCTGGGGATCCAGCGCAATCAGCTCATGTCGGAGTTCGCCCGTTCGGCTCCCGGCGCGAACCGGAACATGCCCGCGAATCCTGGACTACGGAATCCAGGCCTCAATAACCGCGGTCTCAACAACCCGGGACTGAATAATCCCGGTCTCGGGAACTCGGGGCTCAACACGCCGCAGGGAGTCGGTAGCGGGGGGGCCGCCGGCGCTGGCGCCGGCACGGGGGCAGGCGCCGGAGCTGGGGCAGGCGCCGGAGCTGGGGCAGGGACCGGCGCCGGGGCTGGCAGTGGTATCGGTGACGCCAATTAA
- a CDS encoding ABC transporter ATP-binding protein translates to MPLSPPPEPLVQLRGVGKSFGGTTALAGLDLTVGQGEFVSLVGPSGCGKSTALRLVAGLSQPTRGDIHWAPGVAEGRAGRGRDVAFVFQEPTLLPWSRVWANVYLPLRLRGESRAAARDRVDEALALVGLADFHDAYPRELSGGMKMRVAIARALVTRPRVLLMDEPFAALDEITRTRLNDDLLRLWGEQRWTVLFVTHSVYESVFLSQRIVVMAARPGRIIDEAHVAAPYPREEAFRRTTGYAAACERVSNSLRRAVEEAGG, encoded by the coding sequence ATGCCCCTCTCGCCACCCCCCGAGCCCTTGGTCCAACTCCGCGGCGTTGGCAAGTCGTTCGGTGGCACGACGGCCCTGGCGGGGCTCGATCTGACGGTGGGGCAGGGGGAGTTCGTTTCGCTCGTCGGGCCCTCGGGCTGCGGCAAGAGCACGGCCCTGCGGCTCGTGGCGGGGCTCTCGCAGCCGACCAGGGGCGACATCCATTGGGCGCCGGGCGTCGCTGAGGGACGCGCCGGGCGCGGACGCGACGTGGCGTTCGTCTTCCAAGAGCCGACGCTCCTCCCCTGGTCGCGGGTATGGGCGAACGTCTACCTACCGCTCCGCCTGCGGGGTGAGAGCCGCGCGGCGGCCCGCGACCGCGTCGATGAGGCCCTCGCCCTGGTGGGCCTCGCCGACTTTCACGACGCCTACCCCCGCGAACTCTCCGGCGGCATGAAGATGCGTGTCGCCATCGCCCGGGCGCTGGTGACACGGCCGCGGGTGCTGCTGATGGACGAGCCCTTCGCCGCCCTCGACGAGATCACCCGCACACGCCTCAACGACGACCTGCTGCGGCTGTGGGGCGAGCAGCGGTGGACCGTGCTCTTCGTGACGCACAGCGTCTACGAGTCGGTCTTCTTGTCGCAGCGCATCGTGGTGATGGCGGCCCGGCCTGGGCGGATCATCGACGAGGCCCACGTCGCCGCGCCCTACCCCCGTGAAGAGGCATTCCGCCGGACGACCGGATACGCCGCGGCCTGCGAACGGGTGTCGAACTCGCTGCGTCGTGCGGTCGAAGAGGCCGGCGGCTGA
- a CDS encoding PstS family phosphate ABC transporter substrate-binding protein, which yields MKSGVRFCAAVLVSLPILAGCGRQESIKIDGSSTVYPISEAVAEEFREERPGVRVTVGLSGTGGGFKKFTAGEIDICDASRGIKPEEVEALAAAKVPYTELSVAFDGIAIVVNPENDWCDTLTVEQLASIWRPLDDSPVMKWNELNPEWPDEEIKLYGPGTDSGTFEYFTEVIVGEAKSCRSDFAASEDDNVLVTGVAEDKYSLGYFGFAYYAENEDKLKLIGVAQGEAEPVRPSLETIRSNEYAPLSRPLYLYVRNDLLTKPEGLEFVEFYLDQAGKMAEEVGYVPVSDEVAAENQKRFEAAKPAK from the coding sequence ATGAAGTCAGGCGTTCGGTTCTGTGCCGCGGTGCTCGTTAGCCTCCCGATCCTTGCCGGCTGTGGCCGCCAGGAGAGCATCAAGATCGACGGGTCGAGCACCGTCTACCCGATCAGCGAGGCGGTCGCCGAGGAGTTCCGGGAGGAAAGGCCGGGCGTCCGCGTCACGGTCGGGCTCTCCGGCACGGGCGGCGGCTTCAAGAAGTTCACCGCCGGCGAGATCGACATCTGCGACGCGTCGCGCGGCATCAAGCCCGAAGAGGTCGAGGCCCTCGCCGCCGCCAAGGTCCCTTACACCGAGCTCTCGGTCGCCTTTGACGGGATCGCGATCGTCGTGAACCCCGAGAACGATTGGTGCGACACGCTCACGGTCGAGCAGTTGGCCTCAATCTGGCGGCCGCTCGATGACTCGCCCGTCATGAAGTGGAACGAGCTCAATCCCGAGTGGCCCGACGAGGAGATCAAGCTCTACGGCCCCGGCACCGACTCGGGGACCTTCGAGTACTTCACGGAAGTAATCGTCGGCGAGGCCAAGTCCTGCCGTAGCGACTTCGCGGCCAGCGAAGACGACAACGTCCTGGTGACCGGCGTCGCTGAGGACAAGTACTCGCTCGGCTACTTCGGCTTCGCCTACTACGCCGAGAACGAGGACAAGCTGAAGCTCATCGGCGTCGCTCAGGGCGAAGCCGAACCGGTGCGTCCTTCGCTCGAGACGATCCGCTCGAACGAGTACGCGCCGCTGTCGCGGCCACTGTACCTGTACGTCCGCAACGACCTGCTCACCAAGCCCGAGGGCCTGGAGTTCGTCGAGTTCTACCTCGACCAGGCCGGCAAGATGGCGGAAGAAGTCGGTTACGTCCCCGTGTCGGACGAGGTCGCGGCCGAGAACCAGAAGCGTTTCGAAGCCGCCAAGCCGGCTAAGTAG
- the pstC gene encoding phosphate ABC transporter permease subunit PstC has translation MATESASLPPGSPALGTPADSRVARRGWEAAIHVFLAACAGLSVLTTVGIVVVLLAESLQFFREVSPIEFLFGTEWAPLIKPQHFGILPLFCGTLLVTGGAILIAAPLGLGAAIYLSEYAPTPVREVVKPLLEVLAGIPSVVYGVLAVTTVSPIVRAIFQSDSIFNALSASIVVGLMILPTIISLSEDVLRSVPRDLRSAAFALGATKYDVTVKVVVPAALSGIMASFLLAISRAIGETMAVTLAAGATPQLTLNPLESVQTMTAYIVQVSKGDTPAGSIEYRTIFAVGLALFCITMTINLIAQWILSRMREQYE, from the coding sequence ATGGCTACGGAATCCGCCTCGCTCCCGCCCGGTTCGCCGGCGCTGGGCACGCCTGCCGACAGCCGCGTCGCACGCCGCGGTTGGGAGGCCGCTATCCACGTCTTCTTGGCGGCCTGCGCGGGCTTGTCGGTGCTGACGACGGTCGGCATCGTCGTGGTGCTGCTGGCCGAGTCGTTGCAGTTCTTCCGTGAGGTGTCGCCGATCGAGTTCCTCTTCGGGACCGAATGGGCGCCGCTGATCAAGCCGCAGCACTTCGGCATCCTGCCGCTGTTCTGCGGCACGCTGCTGGTGACCGGCGGGGCGATCTTGATCGCCGCGCCGCTGGGCCTCGGAGCCGCGATCTACCTTAGCGAGTACGCCCCCACCCCCGTGCGTGAGGTCGTGAAGCCGTTGCTAGAGGTCCTCGCCGGCATCCCGTCGGTCGTTTACGGCGTGCTGGCGGTGACGACGGTGTCGCCGATCGTCCGCGCGATCTTTCAATCGGACAGCATCTTCAACGCTTTGTCGGCGAGCATCGTGGTGGGGCTGATGATCCTGCCGACGATCATCTCGCTCAGCGAGGATGTGCTGCGAAGCGTGCCGCGCGACTTGCGGTCGGCGGCGTTCGCGCTGGGCGCCACGAAGTACGACGTCACCGTGAAGGTCGTCGTCCCGGCGGCGCTATCGGGCATCATGGCGTCGTTCCTCTTGGCGATTTCGCGGGCGATCGGCGAGACGATGGCCGTCACGCTCGCCGCCGGCGCCACGCCGCAGTTGACGCTCAACCCCCTGGAGAGCGTTCAAACGATGACCGCCTACATCGTCCAGGTCAGCAAGGGCGACACGCCCGCCGGTTCGATCGAGTACCGCACGATCTTCGCCGTCGGCCTGGCGCTGTTCTGCATCACGATGACGATCAACCTGATCGCCCAGTGGATCCTCAGCCGCATGCGGGAGCAGTACGAATGA
- the pstA gene encoding phosphate ABC transporter permease PstA: MSPQADPNSLEAQRSYLGSKLFGWLCALATALCIAALVWLLVDVLMNGLPWLSWTLLTSYPSRDPAKAGILPALMGSLWLIGLTALFSIPTGVGAAVYLEEYVASSWWKKLVQLNISNLAGVPSIVYGILGLGLFVRGMALERSVIAGALTLSLVVLPIVILSTQEALRAVPGTIRQASYALGATRWQTVWSQVLPAALPGVMTGVILAIARALGEAAPLVAIGAVAFVAFVPQSLSDEFSAMPLQIFNWAERPQEEFHGLASAAIVVLLAVLIVLNTGAVLVRAKYGRRIKW; this comes from the coding sequence ATGAGCCCCCAGGCCGATCCCAACTCGCTCGAAGCGCAGCGCAGCTATCTCGGCTCGAAGCTGTTCGGCTGGCTCTGCGCCCTAGCGACCGCGCTGTGCATCGCGGCGCTGGTGTGGTTGCTGGTGGATGTGCTGATGAACGGCCTGCCGTGGCTCAGCTGGACGCTGCTCACGTCGTACCCGTCGCGCGACCCGGCGAAGGCGGGCATCCTGCCGGCGCTGATGGGGAGCCTGTGGCTGATCGGCCTGACGGCGCTGTTCTCGATCCCCACCGGCGTCGGCGCCGCGGTCTACCTCGAAGAGTACGTCGCCTCGAGCTGGTGGAAGAAGCTCGTGCAGCTCAACATCTCGAACCTCGCCGGCGTGCCTTCGATCGTCTACGGCATCTTGGGCCTCGGCCTCTTTGTCCGCGGCATGGCCTTGGAGCGGAGCGTCATCGCCGGGGCTTTGACGCTGTCGCTGGTGGTGCTGCCGATCGTGATCCTCTCGACACAAGAAGCCCTGCGCGCTGTGCCGGGAACCATCCGCCAAGCGTCGTACGCGCTGGGCGCGACGCGTTGGCAGACGGTTTGGAGTCAGGTGCTGCCGGCGGCCCTGCCGGGCGTGATGACGGGCGTCATCCTCGCCATTGCGCGGGCGCTCGGCGAAGCGGCGCCGCTGGTGGCGATCGGCGCAGTGGCCTTCGTGGCCTTCGTGCCGCAATCGCTGAGCGACGAGTTCTCCGCGATGCCGCTGCAAATCTTTAACTGGGCCGAACGGCCGCAAGAAGAGTTCCACGGGCTGGCGTCGGCGGCGATCGTCGTGCTGCTCGCCGTGCTGATCGTGCTGAATACGGGCGCGGTGCTCGTTCGAGCCAAGTACGGCCGACGGATCAAGTGGTAA
- the pstB gene encoding phosphate ABC transporter ATP-binding protein PstB yields the protein MRPSRSADELADAPTKINVTDVDFFYGPKQALFGIDLVVPEKCVTAFIGPSGCGKSTLLRCMNRMNDMIDEARVKGSLTLDGQDIYAPRVDVVELRKRVGMVFQKSNPFPKSIFENVAYGPRVAGERNKARLYEITERCLRHAALWDEVKDRLDDSALALSGGQQQRLCIARALATEPQVLLMDEPASALDPASTSRIEDLIFELKEQYTIVIVTHNMQQAARVSDQTAFFFEGKLIEAGPTTDLFTNPKKRQTEDYITGRFG from the coding sequence ATGCGGCCGAGCCGCTCGGCCGACGAGCTGGCGGACGCGCCCACGAAGATCAACGTCACGGACGTCGATTTCTTCTACGGGCCCAAGCAAGCGCTCTTCGGGATCGACCTGGTGGTCCCCGAGAAGTGCGTGACGGCGTTCATCGGCCCGTCGGGCTGCGGCAAGAGCACGCTCTTGCGGTGCATGAACCGCATGAACGACATGATCGACGAGGCGCGGGTCAAAGGTTCACTGACGCTCGACGGCCAAGACATCTACGCCCCGCGCGTCGACGTGGTTGAGTTGCGCAAGCGCGTCGGCATGGTCTTCCAGAAATCGAACCCCTTCCCGAAGTCGATCTTCGAGAACGTCGCTTACGGCCCGCGCGTCGCCGGCGAGCGGAACAAGGCCCGCCTCTACGAGATCACCGAGCGTTGCCTCCGCCACGCCGCTTTGTGGGACGAGGTGAAGGACCGTCTGGACGACTCGGCGCTGGCCCTCTCCGGCGGCCAGCAGCAGCGGCTCTGTATCGCCCGCGCTTTGGCGACCGAGCCGCAGGTGCTGCTGATGGACGAACCGGCCAGCGCGCTCGACCCGGCGAGCACCTCGAGGATCGAGGACCTGATCTTCGAACTCAAAGAGCAGTACACGATCGTCATCGTCACGCACAACATGCAGCAAGCGGCGCGCGTCAGCGATCAGACCGCCTTCTTCTTCGAGGGCAAGCTGATCGAGGCCGGCCCCACGACCGACCTCTTCACCAACCCCAAGAAGCGGCAGACCGAGGATTACATCACGGGGCGATTTGGGTAA
- the phoU gene encoding phosphate signaling complex protein PhoU, protein MSIHLERDLDALEQDLLAQSALVEEMIRMACHGLCARKLGLSEELQAREPEINRREVLIEEECLKILALHQPVAVDLRRVATVLKTNADLERIADLAVNVGERNDAIASYPELPLPDFLDRMAEAVIAMVRDALDAFVELDAAAARRVRRQDDEIDNLNRRVIDRVYEIIRDSPHLVEPALHLFSASRHIERIGDHATNIAEDVIYLVEGEIARHRRDPSPMAPQQPPAE, encoded by the coding sequence ATGTCCATCCATCTAGAACGCGACCTCGACGCCCTCGAACAGGACCTGCTCGCGCAGTCGGCCCTGGTCGAAGAGATGATCCGCATGGCGTGCCACGGCCTCTGCGCGCGGAAGCTCGGGCTCTCCGAGGAGCTGCAAGCGCGCGAGCCGGAGATCAATCGCCGTGAGGTGTTGATCGAGGAAGAGTGCCTGAAGATCCTCGCTCTGCACCAACCGGTGGCGGTCGACCTGCGGCGTGTGGCGACGGTGCTAAAGACCAACGCGGACCTCGAACGGATCGCCGACCTGGCGGTCAACGTCGGCGAACGCAACGACGCGATCGCCTCTTACCCCGAGCTGCCGCTCCCCGACTTTCTCGATCGGATGGCCGAGGCGGTAATCGCGATGGTGCGCGACGCGCTCGACGCGTTCGTCGAGCTCGACGCCGCCGCCGCACGGCGGGTGCGTCGGCAGGACGACGAGATCGACAACCTCAACCGCCGGGTCATCGACCGCGTCTACGAGATCATCCGCGACTCGCCCCACTTGGTGGAGCCCGCACTGCACCTGTTCAGCGCGTCGCGGCACATCGAGCGGATCGGCGACCACGCCACGAATATCGCCGAGGACGTGATCTACCTGGTGGAGGGCGAGATCGCCCGCCACCGCCGCGATCCCAGCCCGATGGCTCCCCAGCAGCCCCCCGCTGAGTAG
- a CDS encoding response regulator — protein sequence MVTAYPANYPTAAPLRTADRTMAKAKILVVEDDRSLADVLEYNLRQDGYETYVAYDGQDGLNQSKLRSPDLVVLDLMLPIIDGLEICRRIRADPVTKKQLVLMLTAKGEETDQVAGFSVGVDDYVAKPFSVRVLLERIKALLRRVTSPTQPGDILVSQGVLVDRERHRVTANEEVLDLTPSEFGLLEALIRQPGRVFSRSELIDAALGGDSLVLERTIDVHVRALRKKLGDHADLVETVRGVGYRFRDPAGVR from the coding sequence GTGGTCACCGCCTACCCCGCTAACTATCCCACCGCTGCCCCGCTGCGAACCGCCGATCGAACGATGGCCAAGGCAAAGATCCTTGTTGTCGAAGACGACCGCTCCCTGGCGGACGTGCTCGAGTACAACCTCCGTCAGGACGGGTACGAGACCTACGTCGCCTACGACGGCCAGGACGGCCTCAACCAATCGAAGCTCCGCTCGCCGGACCTCGTGGTGCTCGACCTGATGCTGCCGATCATCGACGGGCTGGAGATCTGCCGCCGCATCCGCGCCGACCCGGTCACGAAGAAGCAGCTCGTGCTGATGCTCACCGCCAAGGGCGAGGAGACCGACCAAGTGGCGGGCTTCTCGGTCGGCGTCGATGACTATGTCGCCAAGCCGTTCAGCGTGCGGGTGCTGCTGGAGCGCATCAAGGCCCTGCTCCGCCGGGTCACCAGCCCCACCCAACCCGGCGACATCCTCGTCAGCCAGGGCGTCCTCGTCGACCGCGAACGCCACCGCGTCACGGCCAACGAAGAGGTGCTCGACCTGACGCCCAGCGAGTTCGGCCTGCTCGAGGCGCTGATCCGTCAACCGGGCCGCGTCTTCAGCCGCAGCGAACTGATCGATGCGGCGCTCGGCGGCGACTCGCTAGTGCTCGAACGGACGATCGACGTGCACGTCCGCGCGCTCCGCAAGAAGCTCGGCGACCACGCCGACCTTGTGGAGACCGTACGCGGCGTGGGCTATCGCTTCCGCGACCCGGCCGGTGTGCGTTGA
- a CDS encoding DUF1570 domain-containing protein, whose protein sequence is MPLRWFTLLLLLTATLGVAQEPESSDADKPRVAPANTGDYSGLAIPDGVQPTPPASEFAIYSGRVVRVLGEVGDHRVVMLPSGVLTSVARSDTKPSEGPFVAATREELIEQLKSEGFDKYKFESAGYYLFVYDCSEAYYLHTKSILQSMLAGVVKQLAAWGVKPQRPEAPMVVIITSNRTTFDAIMKVPEDFAAYYNGVSNRVVLYEDDKLFDAAPEFALKQGAYVVAHEAIHQLLHNTGIQHRLSDWPQWFSEGVPEYFCPLRVQSSLTRTGGDELPTRTVKWSEAGMVNDLRMHDLLRTQPANGGLVKTTVAAPSLTAHGYSVAWGLTHYLIERKPEAFKAYLADMRKSPPLSAIAAESSRAPDPLFVKHFGDDFAAIEKEVQRHLTSRKMQSAYTDPYVNQTHYVVSVTYKKGRVYYTTAGIMLSPAGAREWTTSKKQSLAEEGIDAHVVTRECRTAREAEFHMRKIMN, encoded by the coding sequence ATGCCGTTACGCTGGTTCACTCTGCTGCTCCTGCTCACCGCTACGCTCGGCGTGGCTCAAGAGCCCGAGTCGTCCGACGCCGACAAGCCCCGAGTCGCGCCGGCCAATACGGGCGACTATAGCGGCTTGGCGATCCCCGACGGCGTTCAACCGACGCCCCCCGCAAGCGAGTTCGCGATCTACAGCGGCCGCGTCGTCCGCGTCCTCGGCGAGGTCGGCGACCACCGCGTCGTGATGCTCCCCAGCGGCGTGCTCACTTCGGTCGCTCGCAGCGACACGAAGCCTAGCGAGGGCCCCTTCGTCGCCGCGACGCGCGAAGAGTTGATCGAACAACTCAAGTCCGAGGGCTTCGACAAGTACAAGTTCGAGTCGGCGGGCTACTACCTCTTCGTTTACGATTGCTCCGAGGCATACTACCTGCACACGAAGTCGATCCTCCAGAGCATGCTCGCCGGCGTGGTGAAGCAGCTCGCCGCTTGGGGCGTCAAGCCGCAGCGGCCGGAGGCGCCGATGGTGGTGATCATCACCTCCAACCGCACGACGTTCGACGCCATCATGAAGGTGCCCGAGGATTTCGCCGCGTACTACAACGGCGTCAGCAATCGCGTCGTGTTGTATGAGGACGACAAGCTGTTCGATGCGGCGCCCGAGTTCGCGTTAAAGCAGGGCGCCTACGTCGTCGCTCACGAGGCGATCCACCAGCTGCTGCACAACACGGGGATTCAGCACCGGCTTTCGGACTGGCCGCAGTGGTTCAGCGAGGGCGTCCCGGAGTACTTCTGCCCGTTGCGGGTCCAGTCATCGCTGACTCGCACCGGCGGCGATGAACTGCCGACCCGCACCGTCAAGTGGAGCGAAGCGGGCATGGTCAACGACCTGCGGATGCACGACCTCCTACGCACGCAACCCGCGAACGGCGGCCTCGTAAAGACGACCGTCGCCGCGCCGAGCCTCACCGCCCACGGCTACAGCGTCGCCTGGGGGCTGACGCACTACCTAATCGAGCGTAAGCCCGAAGCGTTCAAGGCGTACCTCGCCGACATGCGCAAGTCCCCGCCCCTCTCGGCGATCGCCGCGGAGTCGTCCCGCGCGCCCGACCCGCTGTTCGTCAAGCACTTCGGCGACGACTTCGCGGCGATCGAGAAGGAGGTCCAGCGGCACCTCACCAGCCGGAAGATGCAGTCCGCCTACACCGACCCGTATGTCAACCAGACGCACTACGTCGTCAGCGTTACCTACAAGAAAGGCCGCGTCTACTACACCACGGCAGGCATCATGCTCTCCCCCGCCGGCGCGCGGGAGTGGACCACGAGCAAGAAGCAATCCCTAGCCGAAGAGGGGATCGACGCCCACGTCGTGACCCGCGAATGCCGCACGGCGCGCGAGGCGGAGTTTCATATGCGGAAGATCATGAATTAG
- a CDS encoding Fpg/Nei family DNA glycosylase: protein MPEGDTLYRVAAAVRPVLAGRRVKAASSSDRTTVDPIDAASLVGHVVTEVDARGKHLMLSFDDERVVHIHLGMDGSVHVYPLGEPWRKKPSSAALALSTDEHTIVCFSPKLLELVTVTHLRRNGYLQRLGPDLMREDVDLGSALARMRVHNAAPIGEAVMNQTIAAGIGNVYKSETLFAARINPWTRIGELSDERLLDYLRESHRLMRINRGPGRRVTRFRDDGGRHWVYGRTGQPCYVCGAPITVRRQGDAGRTTFWCAKCQPPAQA from the coding sequence ATGCCGGAAGGAGACACTCTCTACCGCGTCGCCGCCGCGGTGCGACCGGTGCTTGCTGGGCGGCGGGTGAAGGCCGCTAGCAGCTCGGATCGCACGACCGTCGATCCGATCGACGCCGCTTCGCTTGTTGGCCATGTCGTCACCGAGGTCGACGCCCGCGGCAAGCACCTGATGCTCTCGTTCGACGACGAACGGGTCGTCCATATCCACCTCGGCATGGACGGATCGGTCCACGTCTACCCGCTAGGCGAGCCGTGGCGCAAGAAGCCCTCCAGCGCCGCGCTGGCCCTCTCCACGGACGAACACACGATCGTCTGCTTCAGCCCGAAGCTGCTCGAACTTGTGACCGTAACCCACTTGCGCCGCAATGGTTACTTGCAACGGCTCGGCCCCGACCTGATGCGCGAGGACGTCGATCTCGGCTCGGCGCTGGCACGGATGCGGGTGCACAACGCGGCGCCGATCGGCGAGGCGGTGATGAATCAGACGATCGCGGCGGGGATCGGCAACGTCTACAAGAGCGAGACCCTCTTCGCCGCCCGCATCAATCCCTGGACGCGCATCGGCGAGTTGAGCGACGAACGGCTGCTCGACTACCTGCGCGAGTCGCACCGCTTGATGCGGATCAACCGCGGACCGGGCCGGCGCGTGACCCGCTTCCGCGATGACGGCGGCCGCCACTGGGTCTACGGCCGCACGGGCCAGCCATGCTATGTCTGCGGCGCCCCGATCACCGTCCGCCGCCAAGGCGACGCGGGCCGCACGACCTTCTGGTGCGCGAAGTGCCAGCCGCCAGCCCAGGCATGA
- a CDS encoding transposase: MERELWEQLYAIARRLDNAWSGGFYRASEVVAVFLWAVVHDRPTSWACQPDNWPPQLSVPFPSQSTMSRRLRSRGVRELLGRLEQALGGDPRRWWLQRIDSKPLPIGSYSKDPDARVGRAANRFAKGYKLHVVWGEGPLPSVWRVEPMNTGDATAARPLLEELPGEGYVTGDRQYDSNPLHRVASPRHQIIAQQQRPGQALGHRRHEPSRVHCLEMLRRPFGQAVLAFRDPIERCFGNLTSFAGGLGPLPSWVRRLHRVHLWVQAKLLLNALRVLKRQKLVIATA, encoded by the coding sequence ATGGAACGCGAACTCTGGGAGCAACTGTACGCGATTGCCAGGCGGCTGGACAACGCTTGGTCGGGCGGGTTTTACCGGGCGTCGGAGGTCGTGGCGGTGTTCTTATGGGCGGTGGTCCACGACCGGCCCACCAGCTGGGCCTGCCAGCCCGACAACTGGCCGCCGCAGCTATCGGTTCCGTTCCCGTCGCAATCGACGATGAGCCGCCGGCTACGGAGCCGTGGCGTGAGGGAGCTGCTGGGCCGTCTGGAGCAGGCGTTGGGGGGCGACCCGCGGCGCTGGTGGTTGCAACGGATCGACAGCAAGCCGCTGCCGATCGGTTCCTACAGCAAGGACCCCGACGCGCGCGTGGGGCGGGCGGCCAACCGCTTCGCGAAGGGCTACAAGCTGCACGTGGTGTGGGGCGAGGGCCCGCTCCCTTCGGTGTGGCGGGTGGAGCCGATGAACACGGGCGACGCGACGGCCGCTCGTCCGCTGCTCGAAGAGCTGCCGGGCGAGGGCTATGTGACGGGGGACCGTCAGTACGACAGCAACCCGCTGCACCGCGTGGCTTCGCCGCGTCATCAGATCATCGCCCAGCAGCAGCGGCCGGGGCAGGCGTTGGGGCATCGCCGCCACGAGCCCAGCCGTGTGCACTGCCTGGAGATGCTCCGCCGTCCCTTCGGACAAGCCGTGCTCGCCTTCCGCGACCCGATCGAACGCTGCTTCGGCAACCTCACCAGCTTCGCCGGCGGCCTGGGCCCCCTGCCAAGCTGGGTCCGACGCCTTCACCGCGTCCACCTCTGGGTCCAAGCCAAGCTCCTCCTCAACGCCCTCCGCGTCCTCAAACGACAAAAGCTCGTGATAGCAACTGCATAA